In one Nicotiana sylvestris chromosome 8, ASM39365v2, whole genome shotgun sequence genomic region, the following are encoded:
- the LOC104214009 gene encoding uncharacterized protein → MGTSSSKNTATDSPLPPPSSPAASSSSSSFRRSRSTRSKVFQSSCLGSRDSDNDTQASEHQTKRNGVTGPCLSESKSGGRKTEWYGKVKVKKHDETCVDSSIELDWGESRLSDTVARRGDASSRASSSRSSNLSGRFLPRFSFRPGNMSFRLSRANSLGSARSLFASSQRFAISTDEAELPRSSSPGRFTDRNERPQSCDFFPSCFSNQSPSRCSEDVTSNHLAFTPSTANFPDNFMDEAHMASRRGLSGDRNDTRVECSVNLFSPRNHNYTDGFETRVSDRRSAAREPTERNISISRTLSVGRLRDRVVRRSSFPDVCSFQRETETRHASDNSLRQNLGGELSLTASERNDLNLSNTSGLSSSGTSTSLYGSQYYAVESPRGREARYSDMLEHRSNWLERRRRIRSQVYALQRLGRRFENHSGHERSCVLSGQHRTGHCTCRIGTRRANLDSDSSARASISRIVMLAEALFEVLDEIHQQSVVLSSQPFVSSIGSVPAPNEVVESLPVKSYNKFHRSSNDEVAQCYICLVEYEEGDILRTLPCHHEFHRTCVDKWLKEIHRVCPLCRGDICQSDSFQGNF, encoded by the exons ATGGGTACGAGTAGTAGTAAGAATACTGCAACTGATTCACCGCTGCCGCCGCCGTCATCGCCGGcggcttcatcttcatcttcgtCATTTCGGAGATCTCGATCCACTCGGAGTAAAGTTTTTCAGTCCTCCTGTCTCGGATCTCGCGATTCTGACAACGACACACAG GCTTCGGAACATCAAACCAAAAGAAACGGGGTTACTGGTCCTTGTTTGAGTGAGTCTAAATCAGGAGGAAGAAAGACCGAATGGTATGGAAAGGTTAAAGTTAAGAAGCATGATGAAACATGTGTAGACTCCAGTATTGAGCTTGACTGGGGTGAATCGAGGTTATCTGATACTGTGGCTAGGAGAGGTGACGCTTCTTCTCGAGCTTCCTCATCTAGATCATCGAATCTTTCTGGTCGTTTCCTCCCCCGCTTCAGTTTTCGTCCTGGAAACATGAGCTTCCGGCTGAGCAGAGCAAATAGTTTAGGGTCAGCAAGGTCCCTTTTTGCATCTTCACAGAGGTTTGCTATTTCAACCGATGAAGCTGAGCTTCCACGCTCAAGTTCGCCAGGTAGATTCACCGATAGAAATGAAAGGCCACAGAGTTGTGACTTCTTTCCTAGTTGTTTCAGCAATCAGTCTCCTAGCCGATGTTCTGAGGATGTTACTTCTAATCACTTGGCATTCACTCCTTCAACTGCTAACTTTCCTGATAATTTTATGGATGAGGCACATATGGCGTCCAGAAGAGGTTTGTCCGGTGACAGAAATGATACTAGAGTAGAGTGTAGTGTTAATTTATTTTCTCCAAGAAATCATAATTATACTGATGGTTTCGAGACAAGAGTTTCTGACAGAAGAAGTGCTGCTCGTGAGCCTACTGAAAGGAATATCAGTATTAGTAGAACCCTGAGTGTTGGTAGACTTCGTGATAGGGTTGTTCGAAGATCATCATTTCCTGATGTTTGTTCCTTTCAACGGGAAACGGAAACCAGACATGCTAGTGACAATAGTCTGAGACAGAATTTAGGTGGTGAATTAAGTTTGACAGCATCCGAAAGGAATGACTTAAATCTATCAAATACTTCTGGCCTTTCATCATCTGGTACCTCTACCTCCTTGTATGGGAGCCAATATTATGCAGTTGAGAGCCCAAGAGGAAGAGAAGCAAGATATAGTGATATGCTGGAGCATAGGTCAAATTGGCTAGAGCGGCGAAGAAGAATAAGATCTCAG GTCTATGCTCTTCAACGACTGGGAAGGCGCTTTGAGAACCACTCTGGCCATGAGAGGTCTTGTGTCTTATCTGGTCAGCATCGAACGGGTCACTGTACATGTCGTATTGGTACACGAAGAGCTAACTTAGATAGTGACAGTAGTGCCAGGGCAAGCATTTCAAGAATTGTTATGTTGGCAGAAGCTTTATTTGAG GTTCTGGATGAGATTCATCAGCAATCGGTTGTGCTATCATCGCAGCCTTTTGTATCCTCAATTGGGTCTGTTCCAGCACCCAATGAAGTTGTTGAGTCCCTACCTGTCAAATCATACAACAAATTCCATAGGAGTTCGAATGACGAAGTTGCACA ATGTTACATTTGTCTGGTTGAGTACGAGGAGGGAGATATTTTACGAACACTGCCTTGCCATCATGAATTTCACAGGACTTGTGTTGACAAATGGCTCAAAGAAATTCACAG